In a genomic window of Hyphomonas sp.:
- a CDS encoding hydroxymethylglutaryl-CoA lyase, whose protein sequence is MTASEVLISEVGPRDGLQNCKSIMPTATKNRWIDALSKAGLREIEVGSFVSPKLLPQMADTAQVVEHAVKIRGLEVAVLVPNLKGAELAIKSGAHKITLPLSVSETHSIRNIRRTHDQVIEEARRISDLISTLPEDKRPHFEGSLSTAFGCTLEGPIDERVILKCAERLMDAGCSEVGISDTTGYGDPTSVRHLIRAVRGAIGAANVTGVHLHNTRGLGLANALAAYEEGITTFDSSLGGLGGCPTAPGASGNIVTEDLVFMFESMGVNTGVSLEGLFEARALLAEGLPEEELYGFTPNAGLPLGFAGAPVPEPA, encoded by the coding sequence ATGACGGCGAGTGAGGTGCTTATCAGCGAGGTCGGGCCGCGTGACGGGTTGCAGAACTGCAAATCCATCATGCCGACAGCTACCAAGAATCGCTGGATCGACGCGCTGTCCAAGGCAGGCCTGCGCGAGATCGAGGTCGGCTCCTTCGTGTCGCCGAAGCTTCTGCCGCAAATGGCGGACACCGCACAGGTCGTTGAACATGCAGTGAAAATTAGGGGGCTCGAAGTCGCCGTTCTGGTCCCGAACCTGAAAGGTGCGGAACTGGCCATCAAGTCCGGCGCGCACAAGATCACGCTGCCCCTGTCGGTCAGCGAAACCCATTCGATCCGGAATATCCGTCGAACGCATGATCAGGTCATCGAGGAGGCGCGCCGCATTTCGGATCTCATCTCGACGCTTCCCGAAGACAAGCGGCCGCATTTCGAGGGCTCTCTCTCGACAGCGTTTGGTTGCACGCTGGAAGGCCCGATTGACGAACGCGTGATTCTGAAATGCGCTGAACGTCTGATGGACGCCGGCTGCAGCGAAGTGGGAATATCTGACACGACCGGGTACGGGGATCCGACATCCGTGCGGCACCTGATCCGCGCCGTCCGGGGCGCGATTGGTGCCGCGAATGTCACGGGCGTTCACCTCCACAATACGCGCGGGCTCGGTCTCGCCAATGCGCTTGCGGCGTATGAGGAGGGGATCACCACCTTCGACAGTTCGCTTGGCGGACTGGGCGGATGTCCGACTGCGCCAGGGGCCAGCGGCAACATCGTGACGGAAGACCTCGTCTTCATGTTTGAATCCATGGGCGTGAACACCGGCGTCAGCCTTGAGGGACTGTTCGAGGCGCGGGCACTTCTGGCTGAGGGGCTCCCGGAAGAAGAGCTTTACGGATTCACGCCGAATGCAGGTCTGCCTCTTGGCTTTGCCGGCGCGCCTGTGCCAGAGCCTGCCTGA
- a CDS encoding sodium/proline symporter, with the protein MNTLPALVTLVGYALGLVAISVWATRKAKTEESFFLGERNLGPWVAGLAYAASSSSAWVLLGFSGFVYSVGPSALWMVPGILVGYAVVWLYAGPILQRSSRSEGHVTLSDFLSAGTSARMAGCIRIAASIMIVFCFSYYIASQFQGAGVAFDGIFDTGLTTGVLLGAGIILIYTFLGGFLAVSLIDTLQGLLIGAVAIILPVVGLFYAGGIDGVSEAMATMPPVYSQPFGGAQGMAAIGFVVGLSATGFGALGQPHLIAWIMAARDRKARVRGAGVAIVWAALVYTGMAVLGLAGRVIFGADAPAEGVFFEIANLALPTVLAGVIVAATLSAIMSTVDSQLLVAGAAISHDLRLGKLSGGREVLVSRLAVAGVCLAAVFVTLELPSTIFERTLFAWTALGASFGPTVVMRAAGYRAAGGAVLLSLLTGFAASVAFEFVLPSGPGAVWARTVPWALAFLPLVLSAALQSSAGPARLSGKS; encoded by the coding sequence ATGAACACTCTACCTGCTCTTGTTACGCTGGTGGGCTATGCGCTCGGGCTCGTTGCAATCAGTGTTTGGGCGACGCGGAAGGCGAAGACCGAAGAGAGTTTCTTTCTCGGTGAACGCAATCTCGGCCCCTGGGTCGCCGGGCTGGCCTATGCGGCGTCCAGTTCCAGTGCCTGGGTGCTGCTCGGCTTTTCCGGCTTTGTATATTCCGTCGGCCCGTCCGCGCTTTGGATGGTGCCGGGGATCCTCGTCGGCTACGCGGTTGTGTGGCTCTATGCCGGGCCCATCCTTCAGCGCTCCAGCCGCAGTGAAGGCCATGTCACCCTGTCCGATTTCCTGTCCGCCGGGACATCGGCGCGCATGGCAGGATGTATCCGGATCGCCGCGTCGATCATGATCGTCTTCTGCTTCTCGTACTATATCGCATCGCAATTCCAGGGCGCCGGGGTTGCCTTTGACGGCATATTCGACACCGGCCTGACAACCGGCGTCCTGCTCGGCGCCGGTATCATCCTCATCTACACATTTCTTGGTGGCTTTCTGGCCGTGTCACTGATCGATACGCTGCAAGGGCTTCTGATCGGTGCCGTTGCCATCATTCTGCCGGTGGTCGGGCTGTTCTATGCAGGCGGAATTGACGGGGTCAGCGAGGCGATGGCCACCATGCCGCCAGTCTATTCGCAGCCCTTCGGGGGTGCGCAAGGCATGGCGGCGATCGGCTTCGTGGTCGGCTTGTCGGCAACCGGTTTCGGTGCGCTTGGCCAGCCGCACCTCATTGCCTGGATCATGGCCGCAAGGGACAGGAAAGCGCGCGTGCGTGGTGCGGGGGTCGCGATTGTCTGGGCGGCGCTCGTCTATACGGGCATGGCCGTGCTGGGTCTCGCCGGACGCGTGATCTTCGGCGCAGACGCCCCGGCGGAAGGCGTTTTCTTCGAAATCGCGAATCTGGCGCTGCCTACCGTTCTGGCGGGTGTCATTGTTGCGGCGACCTTGTCGGCCATCATGTCGACCGTGGACAGTCAGCTGCTCGTCGCCGGCGCGGCGATCAGCCATGACCTTAGACTCGGAAAATTGTCCGGGGGCCGGGAAGTGCTCGTTTCGCGGCTGGCAGTTGCGGGAGTCTGTCTGGCGGCAGTATTCGTGACACTCGAACTGCCATCCACCATCTTTGAGCGGACCTTGTTTGCATGGACGGCGCTCGGTGCCAGTTTCGGCCCAACAGTTGTCATGCGTGCCGCAGGGTACAGAGCCGCAGGCGGAGCGGTGCTGCTGTCGCTGCTTACCGGCTTTGCAGCGTCTGTGGCATTCGAGTTCGTCCTGCCATCCGGTCCCGGAGCGGTCTGGGCACGGACCGTTCCCTGGGCGCTTGCGTTTCTTCCGCTGGTCCTGTCTGCGGCCCTGCAGTCATCCGCAGGGCCGGCAAGGTTATCCGGGAAGTCCTAG
- a CDS encoding DUF3598 domain-containing protein — translation MQPTVTASELKKLLPLLARHEGVWEGVYRVYDADGNKTDEHQSRLICRFPDEGTPYHQTNHYRWADGRREVRDFPAKIKDDRLFWDNEFINGWACDVKLDDYNRTTMLNWTRTGEPDLYLYEMIQLSDDGQARSRVWQWFKADRLFQRTLIDEKRVSDDWKAYDGIEF, via the coding sequence ATGCAGCCCACTGTCACCGCTTCCGAACTGAAGAAACTCCTCCCCCTGCTGGCCCGACATGAGGGCGTTTGGGAGGGCGTCTACCGGGTGTATGATGCAGACGGCAATAAGACGGACGAACACCAATCCCGCCTGATCTGCCGGTTCCCGGATGAGGGCACTCCCTATCACCAGACCAATCATTACCGCTGGGCTGATGGCCGGCGCGAGGTGCGGGACTTTCCGGCGAAGATCAAGGACGACCGGCTGTTCTGGGACAATGAATTCATCAATGGCTGGGCCTGCGATGTGAAACTGGACGATTACAACCGGACCACAATGCTCAACTGGACCCGCACGGGTGAACCGGATCTCTACCTGTATGAAATGATCCAGCTGTCGGATGACGGACAGGCGCGCTCGCGCGTTTGGCAATGGTTCAAGGCGGACCGTCTCTTCCAGCGCACCCTGATCGATGAAAAGCGCGTCTCGGACGATTGGAAAGCCTATGACGGGATCGAGTTCTAG
- a CDS encoding MFS transporter, whose protein sequence is MEKSGEFRRGWPVLAAASVGIGLGMSPLPFYTIGVFIPPLLAEFGGQGWDVGFIINALAVYTFGSMAAAPIIGILAEKFGARRVALVSIITFSLSLMAISLNTGSKSLYILLWLLLAMSGVGTLPITFTRPVANWFKANRGIALGIALITTGVFGALAKYFAQFMVQHSDWRLAYVAVGCLPLVISLPLSLVALRDVDDVPASESALTRFKIPILMVSFIGALGFSGIVISQVLESIAKNGVRFEYILPFAYMPLVFIPVVCMLLFKVGTKPPEVKKHDNGEAVILPGMTLREALRSWRFWLLAICFVPISYAVGAVIPNIEQVLTQSGMGMDEAVGLATLTGLAVLGGRVIGGFLIDRFWAPAVAFTFLASPAFALWLLGHPDVNANTATIAILMIGFGAGVEYDFMAYMVSKYFGMRAYSAIYGSIYAFFGMGAGLGPGIMTNLANGSGIKLIEWETGLLLGKDWQFTLTTAGIILFVSTVPLLFLGRYRYTEEGDHAEAIAEAEETVETAHA, encoded by the coding sequence ATGGAGAAATCCGGAGAATTTCGGCGAGGATGGCCCGTTCTGGCGGCTGCTTCTGTCGGCATCGGGCTGGGCATGTCCCCGCTGCCTTTCTACACGATCGGTGTTTTCATCCCGCCCCTGCTGGCGGAGTTCGGCGGGCAGGGATGGGACGTCGGGTTCATCATCAACGCCCTGGCGGTCTACACATTTGGCAGCATGGCCGCCGCGCCGATCATCGGTATCCTGGCCGAGAAGTTCGGGGCGCGGCGCGTGGCGCTGGTGTCCATCATCACTTTCTCGCTGTCTCTGATGGCAATCTCTCTCAATACCGGATCCAAATCCCTCTACATCCTGCTCTGGCTCCTGCTGGCCATGTCAGGCGTTGGAACCCTGCCGATCACTTTCACGCGCCCGGTGGCAAACTGGTTCAAGGCCAATCGCGGAATCGCCCTCGGCATCGCCCTGATCACGACGGGCGTGTTCGGGGCGCTGGCCAAATACTTCGCGCAATTCATGGTGCAGCATTCTGACTGGCGCCTTGCCTATGTTGCGGTGGGGTGTCTCCCGCTCGTGATTTCGCTCCCACTCTCGCTGGTTGCATTGCGCGATGTGGATGATGTCCCGGCATCTGAATCCGCTCTCACCCGGTTCAAGATCCCCATTCTCATGGTCAGCTTCATCGGTGCGCTGGGCTTCAGTGGGATCGTGATCAGCCAGGTTCTTGAATCCATTGCCAAGAATGGTGTGCGGTTCGAATATATACTTCCGTTCGCCTACATGCCGCTCGTGTTCATTCCGGTTGTCTGCATGTTGCTGTTCAAGGTCGGCACAAAGCCGCCGGAAGTGAAGAAGCACGACAATGGCGAGGCGGTCATCCTCCCCGGCATGACGCTTCGGGAAGCGCTGCGCAGTTGGCGATTCTGGCTCCTGGCGATCTGTTTCGTGCCGATTTCCTACGCGGTCGGAGCGGTCATTCCGAACATCGAACAGGTCCTGACCCAATCGGGCATGGGAATGGATGAGGCCGTCGGCCTTGCAACCCTGACCGGTCTAGCCGTGCTGGGCGGACGTGTGATCGGCGGTTTCCTGATCGACCGGTTCTGGGCCCCGGCCGTTGCCTTTACCTTCCTGGCGTCTCCGGCCTTTGCGCTCTGGCTGCTCGGTCATCCCGATGTCAACGCCAACACCGCCACGATTGCCATCTTGATGATCGGGTTCGGCGCGGGCGTCGAGTACGACTTCATGGCCTACATGGTCTCAAAATATTTCGGCATGCGGGCCTATTCCGCGATCTATGGCTCGATCTATGCCTTCTTCGGGATGGGGGCAGGTCTCGGGCCGGGCATCATGACCAATCTTGCCAATGGCAGCGGCATCAAGCTGATCGAGTGGGAAACCGGCTTGCTGCTCGGCAAGGACTGGCAATTCACGCTGACTACTGCCGGCATAATCCTCTTTGTCTCGACGGTGCCGCTCCTGTTCCTCGGACGATATCGATACACCGAAGAGGGGGATCATGCCGAGGCGATTGCGGAGGCCGAGGAGACGG